In Silene latifolia isolate original U9 population chromosome X, ASM4854445v1, whole genome shotgun sequence, the following proteins share a genomic window:
- the LOC141620138 gene encoding protein FAR-RED IMPAIRED RESPONSE 1-like: protein MEEQNALFTTKFEARDQLVQHARRYYASKGYALSIKDSRKDKYVVLGCDRGGVYRNRRNIPIDARKKASSSRLINCPFEVRGKRSNEGLWVLELKNNTHNHDPSECMSGHPSSRCLTQEEIRDVEKMSMAGIEPRQILTSLREKNPNLQAVSRTIYNMKAKLEKQNLGGRTLVQALFEEFEKGDFTFDYLKDKSGHLTHVFFAHTKSITLARTYTTTFVMDCTYKTNKYGMPLLDIIGISSFNKSFYAGFAFLRNEKTEDYIWALQVFARVLGPNSHPSVIVTDRQLALIDAIGVVFPRTTHLLCVWHIQKNVVANLKGYFKDEEDWDVFISMWNAIIYAETEEAFEESWLFLQLLYREKKEAITYIEKTWIPEKKKFVSAWTENHMHFGNRASSRVEGAHAKLKKYLQVSNGNLHRVKNKICLAIENEFHEIKTLLESEKIRVRHKCNIPYFKDLIYKVSTFALKKLHKQYEMSSLGTLKVMSCLKLLRNNGTTLWAYDE, encoded by the coding sequence ATGGAGGAACAGAATGCGCTATTTACCACGAAGTTTGAAGCTCGTGACCAACTTGTTCAGCATGCTAGAAGATATTATGCGTCAAAAGGGTATGCATTATCTATCAAAGACTCTAGAAAAGATAAATATGTTGTACTTGGTTGTGATAGGGGGGGTGTTTATCGTAATAGACGAAACATACCAATTGATGCTAGAAAAAAGGCATCGAGTTCAAGACTTATAAATTGTCCTTTTGAAGTAAGAGGAAAGAGATCAAATGAAGGATTATGGGTATTAGAATTGaaaaataatacacataatcACGACCCATCTGAATGTATGTCTGGACATCCTTCATCTAGATGTTTAACTCAAGAAGAAATTAGAGATGTAGAAAAGATGTCAATGGCTGGAATTGAACCGCGACAAATTCTTACATCATTACGGGAAAAGAACCCAAATCTTCAAGCTGTATCTAGAACTATATACAATATGAAGGCTAAACTTGAGAAACAGAATTTGGGTGGTCGTACATTAGTCCAAGCACTTTTTGAAGAGTTTGAAAAGGGGGACTTCACATTTGATTATTTAAAAGACAAATCGGGTCACCTAACTCACGTGTTTTTCGCTCACACAAAATCAATTACTCTAGCTAGAACTTATACCACTACTTTTGTGATGGACTGCACCTACAAGACCAATAAGTATGGTATGCCACTTCTTGATATTATTGGGATTTCAAGCTTTAACAAGTCTTTTTATGCCGGATTTGCTTTCTTAAGAAATGAGAAAACAGAGGATTATATATGGGCTCTGCAAGTGTTTGCCCGAGTTCTGggaccaaactctcatccatcgGTTATTGTTACCGATCGGCAATTAGCTTTGATAGATGCCATTGGGGTTGTATTTCCTAGAACTACTCATCTCTTATGTGTTTGGCACATCCAAAAAAATGTGGTTGCTAACCTTAAAGGTTACTTCAAAGATGAAGAAGATTGGGACGTGTTTATATCTATGTGGAATGCAATTATATATGCAGAGACAGAAGAAGCTTTTGAAGAGAGTTGGTTATTTTTACAACTTTTATATCGAGAAAAAAAAGAAGCCATAACATATATTGAGAAAACTTGGATTCCTGAAAAGAAGAAATTTGTTAGTGCGTGGACAGAAAATCATATGCATTTTGGGAACCGAGCATCATCAAGAGTAGAAGGTGCACATGCTAAACTTAAAAAATACTTACAAGTTTCCAATGGTAATCTTCACCGTGTTAAAAATAAAATCTGCCTTGCTATCGAGAACGAGTTCCATGAAATCAAAACACTATTGGAAAGTGAAAAGATTAGAGTCCGCCACAAGTGTAATATTCCTTATTTTAAGGATTTGATTTACAAAGTGTCCACATTTGCGTTGAAAAAGTTGCATAAGCAATATGAAATGTCTAGTTTGGGAACTTTAAAAGTCATGTCATGTCTTAAACTTCTCCGCAACAATGGGACTACCTTGTGGGCATATGATGAGTGA